The Setaria italica strain Yugu1 chromosome IX, Setaria_italica_v2.0, whole genome shotgun sequence genome has a window encoding:
- the LOC111258430 gene encoding B3 domain-containing protein Os03g0619800-like: NQAITKEYAFAHFPHGNANVTLHRPGKSKKWHPKFYTRKDRSVYMLRGQWLDFVRDNHVQERDICLFLPTNGGRFTFTVYLLRATATHSGRRGAGFQRVGPCLAGPSANMASEIHKEEPTDGEHVSLESDMHEISHESLESGEDSGGPSQPPYILPGKSRLSKSQKKIVEERVRDIQCEVPIYVAIMTKSSLAYMQEFGSRYAAAVHLPAKGQTMVLHCLGKIWKIKMVFQRVRRWFLSGGRPKFVRGNGLRAGDICLFELKKNQKKLTMKVHIISREQL; the protein is encoded by the exons AATCAGGCTATTACCAAGGAATATGCATTTGCACATTTTCCACATGGAAACGCAAATGTCACGCTTCATAGACCAGGCAAGAGCAAAAAGTGGCATCCCAAATTCTACACAAGAAAAGATAGGAGCGTGTACATGCTTCGAGGGCAGTGGTTAGACTTTGTCCGTGACAATCATGTGCAGGAGAGAGATATCTGCCTCTTTTTACCGACAAATGGCGGGAGATTCACATTTACAGTCTACCTACTTCGTGCAACAGCTACTCATTCAGGCAGGCGTGGAGCTGGTTTTCAAAGGGTTGGCCCATGCCTTGCTGGACCTAGTGCAAATATGGCTTCAGAAATCCATAAGGAGGAACCAACCGACG GAGAACATGTTTCCTTGGAAAGTGACATGCATGAAATTTCTCATGAATCTCTGGAGAGCGGCGAGGACTCTGGTGGTCCATCTCAACCTCCCTACATTTTACCAGGCAAGAGTCGTCTATCTAAATCCCAAAAGAAGATTGTTGAAGAGAGAGTGCGAGACATCCAATGTGAGGTTCCAATTTACGTAGCAATCATGACGAAGAGCAGCCTTGCTTACATGCAA GAATTTGGTTCgcgatatgctgctgctgtgcATCTTCCAGCTAAAGGGCAAACCATGGTGCTCCACTGCTTGGGAAAGATATGGAAGATCAAAATGGTGTTTCAAAGGGTTCGCAGGTGGTTTCTAAGCGGAGGCAGGCCCAAATTTGTTCGTGGCAATGGTCTGCGAGCCGGTGATATCTGCTTGTTCGAACTGAAGAAGAACCAGAAGAAGCTTACCATGAAGGTCCATATCATCTCCAGGGAGCAGCTTTAG
- the LOC101753675 gene encoding B3 domain-containing protein Os03g0620400, whose product MGRNDGSRMKKPCDCCQRYLDHLDEKNQTMSCFLMRMTANTKHSMTIPNRFLKHFAGKLSGTIKLESANGSLYDVEVTERYRKMVLRHGWEAFVDAHHIEENDSLLFRNIENSVFKVLILDSDGCEKMFCCSGIKTTPNVGKISVDSVDISSSSQYDTTESSGSERAARCVKGSSNRHGKTSKMAVTSSSSGGSGDDIPSENESFESDDLQTPPGADYVISCRSHLSEEQKERVIALIQEIQPEITVYIAVMQKCHVHPPNPFVVSSLLSNSKSLLPTLILLL is encoded by the exons ATGGGTAGGAATGATGGTTCCCGAATGAAGAAACCTTGTGATTGCTGCCAAAGGTACTTGGACCATTTGGATGAAAAGAATCAAACAATGAGCTGCTTCCTCATGCGGATGACTGCCAATACTAAACATAGCATG ACCATACCGAACAGATTTCTGAAGCATTTCGCAGGAAAGTTGTCTGGAACTATCAAATTAGAATCCGCTAATGGTAGTCTATATGATGTTGAAGTTACGGAACGTTATAGGAAGATGGTGCTAAGGCATGggtgggaggcatttgttgatgCCCATCATATAGAAGAGAATGATTCATTGCTGTTTCGGAACATTGAGAACTCTGTTTTCAAGGTTCTGATCCTTGATTCTGATGGTTGTGAGAAAATGTTTTGCTGTTCTGGCATAAAAACTACACCAAATGTTGGAAAAATAAGTGTAGATTCTGTTGATATTTCAAGCAGCTCTCAATATGATACCACAGAATCGTCAGGAAGTGAAAGAGCTGCTAGGTGTGTGAAGGGTAGCTCCAATCGACACGGGAAAACATCAAAGATGGCTGTAACATCCTCATCATCTGGCGGGTCAG gagatgacatTCCATCTGAaaacgaatcttttgagtcagATGATCTTCAGACTCCCCCAGGGGCAGATTATGTTATATCATGTCGAAGTCATTTATCTGAAGAACAAAAGGAGAGAGTAATTGCGCTTATCCAGGAGATTCAACCTGAAATTACTGTTTACATTGCAGTCATGCAGAAGTGCCATGTTCATCCCCCGAATCCTTTTGTCGTAAGTTCACTTCTGTCGAATAGCAAGTCACTCCTCCCAACATTAATTCTTTTGTTGTAG